One segment of Massilia sp. Se16.2.3 DNA contains the following:
- the pip gene encoding prolyl aminopeptidase: MPATPPSLFPPIQPLRHGMLAVDELHTIYWEEVGNPNGIPVVFLHGGPGAGLSPQHRRFFDPHAYRIILFDQRGAGKSTPLGEWRNNTTQLLIEDIERLRVMFGIDRWLVFGGSWGSTLALAYGQAHPQRCLGFVLRGIFLCTRAEVDWFLHGIEWFYPELYEDFIAPIPPAERGDLLQAYTRRLLSDDPAEYWPAARAWSRFEGRRVFLLPQEEEQPSDTLDLGVGRLESHYMAHGAFLEEDQLIRDIGRIAHLPAVIVQGRYDVICPPLSAHRLHKAWAGAKLRMVPDAGHGALEMGIARALVAATEQFKRQGRFE, from the coding sequence ATGCCCGCCACCCCGCCCTCGCTGTTCCCGCCGATCCAACCCCTGCGCCACGGCATGCTGGCCGTCGACGAACTGCATACGATCTACTGGGAAGAGGTGGGCAACCCGAACGGCATTCCGGTGGTGTTCCTGCACGGCGGCCCGGGCGCCGGGCTGTCGCCCCAGCATCGCCGCTTCTTCGATCCGCACGCTTACCGCATCATCCTGTTCGACCAGCGTGGCGCCGGCAAGTCGACGCCGCTGGGCGAGTGGCGCAACAACACGACCCAATTGCTGATCGAGGACATCGAACGCCTGCGCGTCATGTTCGGCATCGACCGCTGGCTGGTGTTCGGCGGCTCCTGGGGCTCGACGCTGGCGCTGGCGTATGGCCAGGCCCATCCCCAGCGCTGCCTTGGTTTCGTGCTGCGCGGGATTTTCCTGTGCACCCGCGCCGAGGTCGACTGGTTCCTGCATGGCATCGAGTGGTTCTATCCCGAGCTGTACGAGGATTTCATTGCGCCGATCCCACCCGCCGAGCGTGGCGACCTGCTGCAGGCCTATACGCGCCGCTTGCTGTCCGACGACCCGGCCGAGTACTGGCCGGCGGCGCGCGCCTGGAGCCGCTTCGAGGGGCGCCGCGTGTTCCTGCTGCCGCAAGAGGAAGAGCAGCCGTCCGACACGCTCGACCTTGGTGTCGGCCGGCTCGAGTCGCACTACATGGCGCATGGCGCCTTCCTCGAGGAAGACCAGCTGATTCGCGATATCGGCCGTATCGCCCACCTGCCGGCCGTGATCGTCCAGGGCCGCTACGACGTGATCTGCCCGCCGCTGTCGGCACACCGTTTGCACAAGGCCTGGGCGGGGGCGAAACTGCGCATGGTGCCGGACGCGGGCCATGGCGCGCTCGAGATGGGCATCGCGCGCGCCCTGGTGGCGGCGACCGAGCAGTTCAAGCGCCAGGGCCGCTTCGAATAA
- a CDS encoding S41 family peptidase: protein MRSTLKNTGLLAVGLVAGAAATMQFSALAYKPVEPSMPLDQLQQLSRVVDLIRSDYVEPVDSGKLLTDAISGMVDSLDPHSAYLDASAYRELREGTEGKFVGLGIEISQSDGGYIEIVTPMEDSPAERAGIRAGDLITRIEGVDVRSLALDEAVKRMRGTPGTRVRLTIARATAPQPLVLTVERQEIVQKSVKAKIVEPGYGWLRIAQFQEPTVDDMAAKLAELARKEPQLKGLVLDLRNDPGGLLQGAIGVAAAFLPEGAEIVSTNGQLVEMRQRYYGRPQDYMLRSGRDPLSAVPASFKSLPLVVLVNTGSASASEIVAGALQDHKRATIVGTPTFGKGSVQTIRPVGREAAVKLTTARYFTPNGRSIQARGIVPDLAVDENADNDGLNALRLREADLQHHLSGDGAEQKTRPDDIEEQMALLDAARDRKPLAYGGSDDFQLAQAVKHLKGQPMQLSKRQAQTKLAGHKP from the coding sequence ATGCGCTCCACTCTCAAGAATACCGGCCTGCTCGCCGTCGGCCTCGTTGCCGGTGCCGCCGCCACGATGCAGTTTTCCGCGCTCGCCTACAAACCGGTCGAGCCGAGCATGCCGCTCGACCAGCTGCAGCAGCTCTCGCGCGTGGTCGACCTCATCCGGTCGGACTATGTCGAACCGGTCGACAGTGGCAAGCTGCTCACCGACGCCATCAGCGGCATGGTCGACTCGCTCGATCCGCACTCGGCCTACCTCGACGCCTCGGCCTACCGCGAACTGCGCGAAGGCACCGAAGGTAAATTCGTCGGCCTGGGTATCGAGATCAGCCAGAGCGACGGCGGCTATATCGAAATCGTCACGCCGATGGAGGATTCGCCCGCCGAGCGTGCCGGCATCCGCGCCGGCGACCTGATCACCCGCATCGAAGGCGTCGACGTACGTAGCCTGGCGCTGGACGAGGCGGTCAAGCGCATGCGCGGCACGCCCGGCACCCGCGTCAGGCTCACGATCGCGCGCGCCACGGCCCCGCAGCCGCTGGTGCTGACCGTCGAGCGCCAGGAAATCGTCCAGAAAAGCGTCAAGGCAAAAATCGTCGAGCCCGGCTACGGCTGGCTGCGCATCGCCCAGTTCCAGGAACCGACGGTCGACGACATGGCCGCCAAACTGGCCGAGCTGGCGCGCAAGGAACCGCAGCTGAAAGGCCTCGTGCTCGACCTGCGCAACGATCCGGGCGGCCTGCTGCAGGGTGCGATCGGCGTGGCTGCCGCCTTCCTGCCCGAAGGCGCCGAGATCGTCTCGACGAATGGCCAGCTGGTGGAAATGCGCCAGCGTTACTATGGCCGGCCGCAGGACTACATGCTGCGCAGCGGACGCGATCCGCTCTCCGCGGTGCCGGCCAGCTTCAAGTCGCTGCCGCTGGTGGTGCTGGTCAATACCGGATCGGCCTCGGCCTCCGAAATCGTCGCCGGCGCACTGCAGGACCACAAGCGCGCCACCATCGTCGGCACCCCGACCTTCGGCAAGGGCTCGGTGCAGACCATTCGTCCGGTCGGGCGCGAGGCCGCCGTCAAACTGACCACGGCGCGCTATTTCACGCCGAACGGGCGCTCGATCCAGGCACGCGGCATCGTGCCCGACCTTGCCGTCGACGAGAACGCCGACAACGACGGCCTGAATGCGCTGCGCCTGCGCGAAGCCGACCTGCAGCACCATCTGTCGGGCGACGGCGCCGAGCAAAAGACCCGCCCCGACGACATCGAGGAGCAGATGGCGCTGCTCGACGCGGCGCGCGACCGCAAGCCGCTCGCTTATGGCGGCAGCGACGATTTCCAGCTGGCGCAGGCGGTGAAGCACCTGAAGGGGCAGCCGATGCAGTTGTCGAAGCGGCAGGCGCAGACCAAGCTGGCGGGGCACAAGCCCTAG
- a CDS encoding beta-ketoacyl-ACP synthase III — protein sequence MKSVVISGTGLFTPPYSISNDELVTAFNAYVELHNAEHADAIAAGTVTALEPSSSGFIEKASGIKSRYVMEKEGILDPAHMTSRIPERADEELSLQAEMCVAAAKDALARAGRTAADIDMVLVAASNMQRAYPAMAVEVQDALGIEGFGFDMNVACSSATFGIQTAMGAVQTGQARAVLVLNPEITSGHLNFRDRDSHFIFGDACTAMIIEAADTAVSEHQFEILESKLKTKFSNNIRNNFGFMNRFDVSTVAKEDKLFRQQGRKVFKEVCPMAAEMIKDTVEAAGLSIPQVSRYWLHQANLNMNLLIARTLLGRDAEPSEAPVILDTYANTSSAGSIIAFHKHQDDLPQGAHGVICSFGAGYSIGCVVVRKK from the coding sequence ATGAAATCTGTCGTCATCAGCGGCACCGGCCTGTTTACGCCTCCGTATTCCATCTCGAACGACGAGCTGGTGACGGCCTTCAATGCCTATGTCGAGCTCCATAACGCCGAACACGCCGACGCCATCGCCGCAGGCACTGTGACCGCCCTCGAGCCCTCCTCCAGCGGCTTCATCGAAAAAGCTTCCGGCATCAAGTCGCGCTACGTGATGGAAAAGGAAGGCATCCTCGACCCGGCGCACATGACCTCGCGCATTCCCGAGCGCGCCGACGAGGAGCTGTCGCTGCAGGCGGAGATGTGCGTCGCCGCGGCGAAGGACGCGCTGGCACGTGCCGGCCGCACCGCTGCCGACATCGACATGGTGCTGGTGGCCGCATCGAACATGCAGCGCGCCTACCCGGCGATGGCGGTCGAGGTGCAGGACGCGCTGGGCATCGAGGGCTTCGGTTTCGACATGAACGTGGCCTGCTCCTCGGCCACCTTCGGCATCCAGACCGCGATGGGCGCGGTCCAGACCGGCCAGGCGCGCGCGGTCCTCGTGCTGAATCCGGAAATCACCAGCGGCCACCTGAACTTCCGCGACCGCGACAGCCACTTCATTTTCGGTGATGCCTGCACCGCCATGATCATCGAAGCCGCCGACACGGCCGTGAGCGAACACCAGTTCGAGATCCTCGAATCGAAACTGAAGACGAAATTCTCGAACAACATCCGCAACAACTTCGGCTTCATGAACCGTTTCGACGTGTCGACCGTCGCCAAGGAAGACAAGCTGTTCCGCCAGCAGGGCCGCAAGGTGTTCAAGGAAGTGTGCCCGATGGCCGCCGAGATGATCAAGGACACCGTGGAAGCGGCCGGCCTCTCGATCCCGCAGGTGTCGCGCTACTGGCTGCACCAGGCCAACCTGAACATGAATTTGCTGATCGCCCGCACCCTGTTAGGGCGCGACGCCGAGCCGAGCGAGGCGCCGGTCATCCTCGACACCTACGCCAACACCTCGTCGGCCGGTTCGATCATCGCCTTCCACAAGCACCAGGACGACCTGCCACAGGGCGCGCATGGCGTGATCTGCTCGTTCGGCGCCGGCTACTCGATCGGCTGCGTGGTCGTGCGCAAGAAGTAA
- a CDS encoding DUF2721 domain-containing protein → MNIQISDIGHMIQLAIAPVFLLTGVATKLTVLTNRLARIIDRTRVLEDRLRIAANDEYTDELEVLYTRSHLINYAITSSTSCGFLVCVVIAMLFLGDSTNISLDKYIAASFVLAMIALISSFMFFLREIFIASRFMRIMHDASLAPGSRRT, encoded by the coding sequence ATGAATATCCAGATTAGCGACATCGGCCACATGATCCAGCTGGCGATCGCGCCCGTGTTCCTGCTGACCGGGGTGGCGACCAAGCTGACGGTGCTGACCAACCGCCTGGCGCGCATCATCGACCGCACCCGGGTGCTGGAAGACCGCCTGCGCATTGCCGCCAACGACGAGTACACCGACGAACTCGAAGTGCTGTACACCCGCTCGCACCTGATCAACTACGCGATCACCTCCAGCACCAGTTGCGGCTTCCTGGTCTGCGTCGTGATTGCGATGCTGTTCCTGGGCGACTCGACCAACATCAGTCTCGATAAATACATCGCGGCCTCGTTCGTGCTGGCGATGATCGCCCTGATCAGCAGCTTCATGTTCTTCCTGCGCGAGATTTTCATCGCCTCGCGCTTCATGCGCATCATGCACGACGCCAGCCTTGCGCCCGGCTCGCGCCGCACCTAA